Within the Bacillus pumilus genome, the region TAGTTAATCATTCAAAAAAGACTGAACAAGAAGGAGAACTTACTAATGACTTTCGATGAGTTATTGGAACTTTCAGAAGTAGATTTTATAAATTATGATTTCAAAAGAGAGATTTTCGATTTGAGAAATTTAACATATGATGAAAACAACCCTATTGCAAATATGATTCTATATAAAGGTAATATTTATGGATCTCGATCTGACTGTGATAGATTACCTTTAACCCTTGAAATATACAAAAGCTTATGGGGTAATGAATTTATATTCTGGGATACTAAAGAAACAAATTTTGTTGAGGCAAATGGAGAAACAATGAATTCATTCGTAACTCCTTACAAAGCATTTTATAAGGAAACATATAACTTATCTAATCCTCATTTTAAAGAATATGCAAAACTAACCCACACAGTAGGTAATTTTATACCTGTATACGCTATCAAAAATAAAAAACGTTGGTTTTCTCCTTTTAATAGTAAACGTTACAGTTCTACCTATGATTATTGGGATATATCGTTGAATCAAATTAAAATAATTTTAGATGATTTTGAAAATAGTAATGATTCTATTGATAATTTTTTAGAAAATCCGTTTTACAATAGCAGTGTTAAGTATGCAAAATATATTTTTGAATCTGCAAAGTGGATTTTAAGTTTTAATACTTGGCCTAAATTTGTGGAGAAGAATTTTTTACAAAGCTTTTTAGAAAATCCAAAAGATTTATCCAGTAACCCAAAAGAATTTTGGAACAATCACTTTAAAGGAACCGTTAGTACTAAAGATGAAAATAATCTGATTGAATTTTTAATTTTTGTCAATAAAGCGATTCAAGAACGAAGCTCACTTATATATAAACAACTTCATCTCAATAATACCTAAATCGTTCATAGCAACTAGATAATGAATTCCGCAAATTAAAAAAGTGCCCAAACCCATTATAAATAACGGTCTTGGCACTTTTTTTCATATGGAGACGGTGGGAGTCGAACCCACGTCCAGAGACATCGATTACTTAAGCGTCTACGAGCGTAGTCAACATATTTGGTGTTCACTCATCCGCATGCCTGCTGACGGGCGCTTGGAGAGCTAGTCTGATGGATCTCTTCTAACGTCCTCAGACGAAAACGTAAGCGTAGCCTACTTCATTGGGCTCCTCACAGACACATAGGCGATGTCAGGAAGAGCTCGCTGCGCTTATTAGGCAGCTAGTGCTAAGTTTTGGTTAAAACTTTTAGTTTTGCCAGTTACATTTAGGTGCGTGTTAACGAGATCGCCTCTCGGCTCGCGGCCTAAGCTCGAACCATCCCTGTCGAATCCGTAACGTCCCCTTGTAAAAGGGATATACGGGATGGAAGTTCAGCTTCACTGCTTCCGTATATAACTATTATAACAATCTCATCGCTTGAAACAACTGGTGGTTTCTGTAAAAACAACAATGATTGTTTATTGCATAACATATTGTAGCATAATGCTTCCGCTCTCAGCAAGCCATCTGCATCAGGCTAGAATTGCTTTTGACGATCACGGAAGGCACGCTCGATTTCACGTTTTGCATCTTTTTTCTTCAGATCTTCACGTTTATCGTATTTCTTTTTCCCTTTCCCAATTCCAATCAACACTTTGGCAAATCCATTTTTCAAATAGAGTTTCAGAGGTACGAGTGAGTAGCCTTCTTCCTTTGTTGCACCAATCAATTTGCTGATTTGCTTGCGATGAAGCAGTAGCTTTCTCGTTCTCAGCGGATCATGGTTATAACGATTCCCCTGCTCGTATGGGCTCACGTGCATGTTGTGAAGAAACACTTCTCCTCGCTCGATTTTGGCAAAGGAATCTTTTAAATTCACTTTTCCTGCCCGAATCGATTTGATTTCAGTTCCTTGTAACACAAGGCCAGCTTCATATGTTTCTTCTATAAAATAGTCATGATTTGCTTTTTTGTTTTGGGAAACAACCTTTCCCTCTCCCTTTGGCATTAGCGTACACCCTCCTTTTGACACAAACACGGTCCAAATCGTACGGATTATTTTATCAAACAATCCAGCTTTCGACAATAATGACGCTATGTGGTCAAAAAGCAAATAGAGCGTGATGCCCTATTTGCTTTTTGTCACATTACTTTTTCTTTTTACGCTTTTGTTTTGGTGCGTTATCAAAGACGCGTTTTTTCTTTTTCTTCTTTTTACGGCCTGTGAACCAGTCACTTCCGCCTTTATCCTCTTTGGCTTTATCACCAGAGGCATTTTGACCTCCGCGCCCTTTTTTCGCTGGTGAATCTGTCCGTTTTTTAAACTTAAAATCTTTTGGTGATTTACGGCGGGTGCCTTTCATACCGACGATTTCAAAATCAATGGAGTGTTCATCTTTATTGACATTCACCACTTTGACTGTGATTTCATCACCGATACGGTAGACATTCCCTGTTCGTTCACCGATCATGGCAAAGTGCTGCTCATCAAAGCGATAGTAGTCGTCGGTCATGTAGCTGACATGGACAAGACCTTCAATTGTATTCGGCAGTTCAACAAATAGCCCGAAGTTCGTCACGGAACTAATCATGCCATCAAACTCTTCACCGATTTTATCAAGCATAAATTCTGCCTTCTTGAGATCATCTGTTTCACGCTCTGCATCGACTGAGCGGCGTTCCATGGTAGACGCATGATC harbors:
- the smpB gene encoding SsrA-binding protein SmpB — protein: MPKGEGKVVSQNKKANHDYFIEETYEAGLVLQGTEIKSIRAGKVNLKDSFAKIERGEVFLHNMHVSPYEQGNRYNHDPLRTRKLLLHRKQISKLIGATKEEGYSLVPLKLYLKNGFAKVLIGIGKGKKKYDKREDLKKKDAKREIERAFRDRQKQF